The DNA sequence CATCGCGGTGTGCGTGTTCGGAAACAACGAAGGCAAGGTAGTGTGGCTTGAGCAGAAACCTGGCATGGCGTTCGAGGAGCACGTAATCGACCCTCGCCCCGGCGCCATTCACGCGTTTCCGTTCGATGCGGACCGAGATGGCGACGCGGACATCGCAGTCTCGCTTTCGCAGGACTT is a window from the SAR202 cluster bacterium genome containing:
- a CDS encoding VCBS repeat-containing protein — protein: MTLLENVGRVACAEAADFDRDGDLDIAVCVFGNNEGKVVWLEQKPGMAFEEHVIDPRPGAIHAFPFDADRDGDADIAVSLSQDFAEVLLYRNNGAGVFAIEVLFKAAIKQYGMSGI